From bacterium:
GATACCGCTGCTCTTTATGAACTGGATTGGCTTGGGGTTATTATTAATTGTGTTTTTTATAATTTTGGATTCTCTGGACGGTAAACTCGCCCGTATGACATTTCGATTCAGCGACCATGCGGATTGGATTGATCACGGTTCGGTTTTACCGACACGGCTGGGGTGGTACGCCGGTTTGGGTTGGCATTATTCAGGCGGCGATTATACGTCACCGGTCGGTCTTATGACCTTAGCCACGTTCGTTTTTATTGTGCTGGATGATATCAACTGGGTAATCGCAAAACGATTATTTAGGCGAACCTTGTTTGACATTACCGACTTTGATTCGACAGTACATCTTTTCACACATCGCCGAAATGATATGTTCGTAATGTTGTTAGGATATTTTTTGGGGGTTGGTTTAAACAGCTTTGCGTTTATTTGTTTGTGGGTTTTCGGAACGTGGCTGTGGCATTCGTGTCGAATCATTTACGTAGTATCCTTTTTAGGTCTGCACAAAAAATGAATCTCGAATTACATTGTTGTGCGAGAGCCGGCTTGTTTTGATTAGGAGACTCTCATGAATATAGCATGCATCTTAGCGGACACGAACTACCCGCTTTTTGCAGACCGAACGGTTTATGGCCTCCGATTTGTTGAAAGGCTTCAGCGCCAATTTCGCGAATTTAAGTTTGACGAGGTGCTTTTTGTCAGTGATTTACCGAGTCCGACAGAAAATATGAAGTCCATAAACATTCCGGATTTAATCCGGTTTGCAAACAACTTAGACATTCAACAAGATATCCGTTTGTTTATGGTCATGTCTAATGTGATCATGGATGATCGTCTTATTAAATTCACTCGTGACCACAATGAAGATATTCAATTAACAGAGCAAGGCGGGTTTGTCAAATTATCAGGCTCCAATTTAAAATCATTTATTCATTATCTTTCTCAGGTCAAGGATATAAGTCAACTGATCGATTTTACAAAGAAACAAAAGGATCCTTATTCCATTAAGATTGTTACCCCGAACAATTTCGATTCGTATATAGAAGATCTGCGTCTCAACTTTGTCCCCTATTATTTTCAATATGAAAAAGATTCTGATTTAAGATCCATAGAAAATCAAATGTATGAAGCAAATTTCAAGGGAACTATGGATTTTATCGCCACCTACATTTATAAATACCCGGTAAGGGAAATCACACGTTTCTTAAGCCGTTACCCTTCTGTTAACCCAAACTATATCACATTTTTGAGTATACTAGCGTCATTCGCAGTTCCTTCACTGTTTGCTTTGGGCTACATGGGTTTAGCTGTCCTGACCGGGTGGTGCATGTTCATCTTCGATTCGGTTGACGGCAAACTCGCTCGACTAACCGTGCGTTTGAGCCGTACAGCAGGAATAATAGAGCATGCGACCAGCGCGCCGGCTATTTTTTTATGGTTTGCCGGATTAACATGGCATTTCGCTAACGGTCGGTTTTTCGCTTTTGATAACATCAACACGATCGCAGGCTGGACACTCATGACACTGTATTGGGTCGACAAAACCATGTGCGGAATTTTCAGAATAAAGTTCAAAAGAGAAATATATGACTTCGCAATCATCGACAAGACGTTCCATCTCATTGCATGTCGAAGAGCCATAATTTTGCTTATCGTCACTGTTGGCTACATTGCAGGTTTAACCGAATCATCCTTTCATTTCCTTGCCTTTTGGATGGTTTGTAGTTTTGTTTTTCATCTTCTGAGATTAATCTGGATCAGCGCGAGTCTATCCATATCCAATTCACATCAAACCTAAGATTGGCCTTTACATGAAAATGGATCAAATCAAAAATGCAGTCATCTTGGCGTCCAATACGCATCAGGGCAATTCCAGTTACGATACCGTGTACGGCGGGGAAACACTTCTAAACCGATGCCTTATTGCTATGTCAAAATCGGGAATAACAAGCGCCGTCGTTATAGCGCATCCCGGATGCAAAAATAAAATTGAAAAGACAATTGAAGCGGTTAAACACCGACTTATGTTGGATTATCGCGTTACTGAATTAAGCCAGAACCAAATTTTGTCCGAAAAGATCATGGAAGTTTCATCAAATTTGAACGGAGCTTTCCTGATGTACAAAACGGATAAGTTCATGCATCCGACGTTTTTCAAACAGGCCGTAACCGCAACCATCGCCGATAGGGCTGTCATTTTTGCTCATAAAAATGTGATAATAAAGGATAACGCGCTGCTTTTCGAACCCGCGTTCAAAGAAAAATTCAAGGTTATATTTTCTAATCCTGCCGGTTATAATAAAATTACGGTTGATCAAATTACGCCCGATGTATTTAAGTCAAACCCTGTCGAATTGACCGTCTCAAACAGACTACTTTCGTTTGCAGAGAGCGGCGACGGGGTGGTCAGCGCGGACGTGATTGCATGCAGCAGAAAACAGCTTGAATCTTTATCCGATTTTGGATCTATTGACGAGGCCGTGAAAGAACTGCTCAGAAAAAACAAGCTCGCGATGCAATTTGTTGCCGATGCATGGTGGATGCGCATTACGCCGGAAATTTCCAAATCGCACATTAAAGACTTAATATGGAAAATAGCATTTAAAGAAATAAGCGGTGAATTTTCAAAAGCGGTGAACTCTAAAATGTCCAAACCGCTTTCTTTTTATTTTGCACGAAAAGGAGTGACGCCTAATGTGCTCAGCAATGTACAACTTATTTTATTTCTGATCGCCTCAGGTTTTCTTCTTATTGACGCGCATTGGGCCATGATCGTTTTTGCAGTTCTTTGGCAGTTTTCCGCTGGCGTATTAGACCGTTGTGACGGCGAGGTCGCACGCATCCGCAATCACGAATCGGAAGCCGGCGGACGTTTTGATATGATCATTGACGACATGCGCAATGTTTTGCCTTTCACGTTTTTGGGCGGCCTCCTTTATTATCAAACTCAAAGTCCTCTATATGCTATTGCATTTGTACTGACATTTGTCTGGTTTATTGCTTTGACTCTCTATGAACAGGATTTCATGCGAAAGGCCGGATATACCAGCCGACAGGTCATGTATGTCGACTACAAAAAGCTGAAGGGCGAAAACAGCCACACCACGTCATTATTGACGAAATTTGTTCCGATCATAAGTGGGGATATCCGAACCTTTTATGTCTTTTTGCTTGCACTATTCGGACTCAAGGAATTCGTTTTTTGGGTTTTGCTTTTCATATTGGCATTCTTTCCAGTTACCTCTTTTGTTGGCATACTTAAATTCAAAAAGGAGTCTTTGAAAAAGTAAGATATTTTGTAGCAAATAATAGACGGGATGCAATTTTTTTCTTGCTTCAGTGGTGTATAGCCGCCACAGTAATCAATTCTAAACTCTTGTAATTATACGATCTCCTCTCCTCTATCCTGCCAACTCCTCGTGGCATGTTTGTTGTTGCTTATTTATGCGCACATCTTGGAGAT
This genomic window contains:
- a CDS encoding CDP-alcohol phosphatidyltransferase family protein; this encodes MKMDQIKNAVILASNTHQGNSSYDTVYGGETLLNRCLIAMSKSGITSAVVIAHPGCKNKIEKTIEAVKHRLMLDYRVTELSQNQILSEKIMEVSSNLNGAFLMYKTDKFMHPTFFKQAVTATIADRAVIFAHKNVIIKDNALLFEPAFKEKFKVIFSNPAGYNKITVDQITPDVFKSNPVELTVSNRLLSFAESGDGVVSADVIACSRKQLESLSDFGSIDEAVKELLRKNKLAMQFVADAWWMRITPEISKSHIKDLIWKIAFKEISGEFSKAVNSKMSKPLSFYFARKGVTPNVLSNVQLILFLIASGFLLIDAHWAMIVFAVLWQFSAGVLDRCDGEVARIRNHESEAGGRFDMIIDDMRNVLPFTFLGGLLYYQTQSPLYAIAFVLTFVWFIALTLYEQDFMRKAGYTSRQVMYVDYKKLKGENSHTTSLLTKFVPIISGDIRTFYVFLLALFGLKEFVFWVLLFILAFFPVTSFVGILKFKKESLKK
- a CDS encoding CDP-alcohol phosphatidyltransferase family protein; translated protein: MNIACILADTNYPLFADRTVYGLRFVERLQRQFREFKFDEVLFVSDLPSPTENMKSINIPDLIRFANNLDIQQDIRLFMVMSNVIMDDRLIKFTRDHNEDIQLTEQGGFVKLSGSNLKSFIHYLSQVKDISQLIDFTKKQKDPYSIKIVTPNNFDSYIEDLRLNFVPYYFQYEKDSDLRSIENQMYEANFKGTMDFIATYIYKYPVREITRFLSRYPSVNPNYITFLSILASFAVPSLFALGYMGLAVLTGWCMFIFDSVDGKLARLTVRLSRTAGIIEHATSAPAIFLWFAGLTWHFANGRFFAFDNINTIAGWTLMTLYWVDKTMCGIFRIKFKREIYDFAIIDKTFHLIACRRAIILLIVTVGYIAGLTESSFHFLAFWMVCSFVFHLLRLIWISASLSISNSHQT